The following coding sequences lie in one Burkholderia cepacia genomic window:
- a CDS encoding FkbM family methyltransferase, translated as MQDHPLPLDLSGLAPSLYAQGTEESILARLMERIAPTNRFCVDIGASDGLRNSNTARLLREQDWAGVLVEGSAYRFGKLAAHYAGAERVLLHHDRVQPDTIDQLLADANTPEDFDLLSIDIDGNDYWVWRGLRAFKPRIVVIEYNPYYTPPERWVMCFNPDHEWDGSTYYGASLESLVHLGRQKGYELVCCDDMGNNAFFVRQDLYPLLGIANNDPSVLFRPAMYKLRYVGHNTFLTGHPYRHGPAEHI; from the coding sequence ATGCAGGACCATCCTCTCCCGCTCGATCTGTCCGGCCTTGCGCCAAGCCTGTACGCGCAGGGCACAGAGGAAAGCATCCTCGCGCGGCTGATGGAGCGGATCGCGCCGACCAACCGCTTCTGCGTCGATATCGGCGCGAGTGACGGCCTGCGCAACAGCAACACCGCACGGCTGCTTCGCGAGCAGGATTGGGCAGGCGTGCTGGTGGAAGGCAGCGCGTACCGGTTCGGCAAGCTTGCCGCGCACTACGCAGGTGCAGAGCGCGTCCTGCTGCATCACGATCGCGTCCAGCCCGACACGATCGATCAACTGCTTGCCGATGCGAACACGCCTGAGGACTTCGACCTGCTGTCGATCGACATCGACGGCAACGACTACTGGGTCTGGCGCGGCCTGCGAGCGTTCAAGCCGCGCATCGTCGTGATCGAATACAACCCGTACTACACGCCACCCGAGCGCTGGGTCATGTGTTTCAATCCGGACCATGAATGGGACGGCTCGACCTATTACGGCGCGAGCCTCGAATCGCTCGTGCATCTCGGCCGGCAGAAGGGTTACGAACTCGTCTGCTGCGACGACATGGGCAACAACGCATTCTTCGTGCGGCAGGACCTGTATCCGCTGCTCGGCATCGCGAACAACGATCCTTCGGTGCTGTTCCGGCCGGCGATGTACAAGCTGCGCTATGTCGGGCACAACACGTTCCTGACCGGTCATCCGTATCGGCACGGGCCGGCCGAGCACATCTGA
- a CDS encoding ABC transporter ATPase, with the protein MSGLANRIIEVRTDSTLFDFGGNYEEFLTSQGQE; encoded by the coding sequence GTGAGCGGGCTGGCGAACCGGATCATCGAAGTGCGCACGGACAGCACGCTGTTCGACTTCGGCGGGAATTACGAGGAGTTCCTGACGAGTCAGGGGCAGGAGTAA
- a CDS encoding integrase, with amino-acid sequence MASIVQRGYKWQAKIRVQGQPIRSKTFDTREAAEQWAAEQEAIKPTPKQPRKVREKPPTLTVGDLFARYIKAPLPGRRNVEWERGICRRFIRNEKKLCAVPATKLDKPHLVEWRDRRIGEVAPSTVIRELDAISAVYRLAIDEWAVGLTVNPTKGLRRPKLPPPRDVRLAIGDDEKLIASAIDYNREIAPAIVLAIETAMRQGEIAKLRWEHIDLDARTVLLPMTKNGTPRKVPLSSRAIEALTWCPPPHRGRVFKLTQSAMKYAFSRVREECGLGTIHFHDLRHEATSRLFEKGLNVLEVATITGHKNLKHLQRYTHLRAEDLAKKLG; translated from the coding sequence ATGGCATCTATCGTTCAACGTGGGTACAAATGGCAAGCCAAAATTCGGGTCCAGGGCCAGCCCATCCGCTCCAAAACTTTCGATACGAGGGAGGCTGCGGAGCAATGGGCGGCCGAACAGGAGGCTATCAAGCCAACTCCCAAGCAGCCCCGTAAGGTCCGCGAGAAGCCCCCTACGCTCACCGTGGGAGACCTCTTTGCACGGTACATCAAAGCCCCTCTACCGGGCCGCCGGAATGTCGAATGGGAGCGCGGAATATGCCGCCGCTTCATCCGCAACGAAAAGAAGCTATGCGCCGTCCCAGCCACGAAGCTGGACAAGCCGCATTTGGTCGAATGGCGGGATCGTCGTATCGGAGAGGTTGCTCCTAGCACGGTAATCCGGGAGCTAGACGCCATATCCGCCGTGTACCGCCTCGCTATAGATGAGTGGGCCGTGGGTCTGACCGTCAATCCGACCAAGGGACTACGCCGGCCCAAGCTCCCGCCTCCCCGCGACGTGAGGCTTGCCATAGGCGACGACGAAAAGCTGATCGCATCCGCTATCGACTACAACCGGGAGATTGCCCCAGCCATCGTTCTGGCAATTGAGACAGCCATGCGTCAGGGTGAGATAGCCAAGCTCCGCTGGGAGCACATCGACCTGGACGCCCGGACGGTTCTGCTACCTATGACCAAGAACGGGACACCCCGAAAGGTTCCTCTATCGAGCCGGGCAATCGAGGCTCTAACGTGGTGTCCTCCGCCGCATCGTGGTCGCGTGTTCAAGCTCACGCAGTCGGCCATGAAATACGCATTCAGTCGTGTACGCGAAGAGTGCGGCCTCGGGACAATCCATTTCCACGACCTACGACACGAAGCGACAAGCAGACTGTTCGAAAAGGGATTGAACGTCCTTGAGGTAGCGACAATAACCGGCCACAAGAACCTCAAGCACCTGCAGCGATACACGCACCTCCGAGCTGAAGACTTAGCGAAAAAGCTAGGCTAA
- a CDS encoding recombinase family protein, producing the protein MRRIYYGRVSTLDGQTAASQYADAAAQGIAADDVFVDGGVSGYHVPPAEREQWQHVERDLRKGGVLVVRWLDRISRRYDELHETMQRLMKKGVRVECTLNGMVFDGQETDPLRLGIRDALLAFMAAQGAADYLNRREMQARGIAVAKAEGKYKGRKPAVDYAEVRAYHAEHGGSVRSLAEHFGVGLATISRALNSASTVNPEEVSK; encoded by the coding sequence ATGAGACGTATCTATTACGGGCGTGTATCGACGCTCGACGGGCAGACCGCCGCGAGCCAATACGCAGACGCAGCCGCCCAGGGCATAGCCGCAGACGATGTGTTTGTAGATGGAGGGGTGAGTGGGTATCACGTCCCGCCCGCCGAGCGCGAACAGTGGCAGCACGTAGAGCGCGACCTCCGCAAGGGCGGGGTCCTGGTGGTTCGCTGGCTCGACCGCATCTCGCGGCGCTACGACGAACTCCACGAGACCATGCAACGCCTGATGAAGAAGGGCGTTCGCGTCGAATGCACACTCAACGGCATGGTGTTCGACGGGCAAGAGACCGACCCATTGCGGCTCGGGATTCGCGACGCGCTCTTGGCGTTCATGGCGGCGCAGGGCGCAGCGGACTATTTGAACCGGCGCGAGATGCAGGCGCGGGGGATAGCCGTAGCCAAAGCTGAAGGGAAGTACAAGGGCCGGAAGCCCGCCGTCGATTACGCAGAAGTCCGGGCGTATCACGCGGAACACGGCGGCTCCGTGCGATCTCTCGCGGAACACTTTGGTGTAGGCCTCGCCACTATCTCCCGCGCATTGAATTCCGCAAGTACGGTCAACCCCGAGGAGGTCAGCAAATGA